The segment cttttgggtgttagtaATGACTTCaactgactctggaaagtcgacggggacctgacttgactctggaaagtcgacggggctggaggccatcttgtgcagtgttgatgggttggtggccatcttgtgcagtgtcgttgggctggcggccatcttgtgcagtgtcgttgggctggcagccatcttgtgcagtgtcgctgggctggcggccatcttgtgcagtgtcgctgggctggcggccatcttgtgcagtgtcgctgggctggcggtcatcttgtgcagtgtcgctgggctggcggtcatctagtgcagaggctctgggctggcggccatctcgtgcggaggctctgggctggcggccatctcgtgcggaggctctgggctggcggccatcttgtgcagaggctctgggctggcggcaatcttgtgcagaggcactgggctggcggccataacaggacaaggctcaggagtggtggatactgcaaaagtgctgtgttcctcctccacaacacccacagtatatgtAGAGCTtctcagttggagtgccagatcaatataatactgcagagtccagtgaggatcatgcaaaggcatgagtgagccaagcggctcagataggccaccacgaaaaaatatcatcaggcacatctcgtccatgatagataaatgggcaaactcaataaagttcttcacataCACCTTgatgggcctaattccctgacgtaaacccataagttggcttactggattcatggctgacctggatttactccttaaagctgctggatcctggtttggtcttctgtaacaaggagtcggaggcgttcggatccatatgcagcatttattaaacagaatggtcatacaggcagagatcaggaatggcgtcaggtgtgtcagggataaccagaatcgtaatcagaaacaagcagggatcgggacaggcagcggagaatcagagtcggaataaacagtccaaaggtcaaaacacaggaataataaacacagggaaaacgctcagaaatgtcagactggctaaacaagacttcgcagtgagtgagagtgagtgtgctgctttatgtgtgtgtgtaaatgaggtgcaggtgtggcaaggaaattggctgatgaatgaggtgcaggtgtggcagggtgattgtgatgtagtgactcatgggtaatgtagttcgggtgtagtgcaacagtttgagaggtgctagtgtccaagtgacaactggtggtgaatgggtggaatggttctgactggagtgccctctactgaagctcatgggcactccatctaatgatcgtgacatgtATTGCCctcatgaaaatgtaaaaaaaaaaaatttttttcagttataaaactCTTCTTTCTCCTTCTACAGGAAGAACATGAAGACTCTCAGAGAGTTTTTCTGCTGGTTTTCTTACTGACTTACATTGTAGGAAGTCGTTCCTGGTCCAGAGATCAATGCTGGTGAATGGCACTGTGGAAATCAACAGACATGAACAGTGTGATTCTCATGATCCTGTATCTAttcctaacacatttctaatatgatgttctccatgatatgagatgatgatggactggtttctgagagcagatgaatctccaggactttacctctgtctgagatcttcttgagctgctctttgcagaaatcctccagtttgtctctcagctgatggacagattctctcagagcatcagaagagaagagagaactgaagagatCATCATTTACGTCTGTAGATTCAGGAGGTGCTgagagagactggaaactctacagaaaacagaaatcaaaCTCATCAGCTCCACACTTCACTCAATAACCTTCAGGAACATCAGATTTGATCTTTAGACTCAATCCAGCACTTTCACAGCATCAGCTCCATTCTTCTCCTATTCATTAAATCACATTAAAGCTACAGATTCTAGTATTTGACACTTACACTCTCTGTGAACTTTCTAGGAAATATTTTGGTTGATAAAACATCTGATAAGAACATAAACGTCCATCTAACAGCTCAAGCACATCAGTGGAGTAGATTAGCTGAGGAAAAGCAGCTCAAAGGCTACTATTCGATTGACCACTTAAGAGTGGTTAGAGACCCGGACTTGAAAGCCATTTGTAAGCGACGTCTCTTTCAGAAGAAGATGATCAGATGAGAGTCTGACTGATGATTATATAATAAGACACTCATGAACTGTTTCTCTGTGAGTCTCTGTCACAGCAGGATCTGCTCAAGTCCACTATGATCCTGTTCTTCTAGATCTGTGTTACCTGCAGGAACTGGAtgtgatcctgtgtgtgtgaaagctgctccagctcagcaTCTCTCCTCCTCAGATAATTGATCTCCTGCTCCTGTCGCTCCAGTCGtccttcagctcgactcactgcagtcttttcctgatctctgatcagtcgtatcagctcagagcggcttctctcaatggagcggatgagctcagtaaagatcctctcactgtcctccactgctgtctgtgcagagcgctgttaggacacacagtgattcagcttcagtgagtctgaactgagacggagacaaacttctcttcttctccagactcaccttatgagactccacagtctctctcagctgctggagatctttctctctctgctggattcTCTGCTGGAACGTCTTCTGTGTCTCCTTCAGCTGCTTCTGCAGGACAAACAGATGATAGTCAATCTCACAGAAAACTACTGACACTAAATCAGATTAAGGCCTGTTTAAAACTGCAAGTGTAGGTATTATAAAAGTGAAACTGAAACAGACGTAGCGCTCCACACTGACAGTGTTTCTGTGTAGTTCAGCTGCAGCTCTacacagaaaacaaacagactATTGGATCACAGCACTAAGTATTAACTTGAGCACAAGTGTTAAATACCTGTTTCTCTGTCCTCTGCTCTGCAGCTGATACAATGTCATGGTTTTTATGTTCAATAACTGTACACATCATACATATAAATTTCTGATCAGTGCGACAGAAAACCTCGAGGATCTTCTCATGTTTCTGGCAGATCATCTCCTGCAGTCGTCCAGTGGCTTCAGTCAGATTGTGTCTCTTTCCTCTAAAGAAACTCTCATGTTGTTCGAGGTGATTCAGACAGTAAGAGTTCACACACACCAGACAGGACTTGACGGCTCTGTATTTTCTTCCAGTACAGACGTCACACTGCACATCTCCAGCTCCAGCGTAACAGTCAGCAGAGAGTCTGgtcttcttcagtttctccaccacTTCAGTCAGCATGGTGTTTGTAGCTAAAGCAGGTCTTggactgaaggtctgtctgcactgaggacagctgtagactctcttctgatcctcctgatcccagcagt is part of the Carassius carassius chromosome 33, fCarCar2.1, whole genome shotgun sequence genome and harbors:
- the LOC132113456 gene encoding tripartite motif-containing protein 16-like isoform X2, with amino-acid sequence MAETRISVDQKEFTCAVCLDLLKDPVTTSCGHSYCKICITDCWDQEDQKRVYSCPQCRQTFSPRPALATNTMLTEVVEKLKKTRLSADCYAGAGDVQCDVCTGRKYRAVKSCLVCVNSYCLNHLEQHESFFRGKRHNLTEATGRLQEMICQKHEKILELKETQKTFQQRIQQREKDLQQLRETVESHKRSAQTAVEDSERIFTELIRSIERSRSELIRLIRDQEKTAVSRAEGRLERQEQEINYLRRRDAELEQLSHTQDHIQFLQSFQSLSAPPESTDVNDDLFSSLFSSDALRESVHQLRDKLEDFCKEQLKKISDRVPFTSIDLWTRNDFLQYSHQLTLDLNTVNNNLRLSENNREITGTDTVQSYPDHPDRFDVYPQVLCRESVCGRCYWEIEWSGNVEISVSYKSISSKGQRKECVFGYNDQSWSLDCSPDSYSFSHNNIKTVLPVKSISRRIGVFDDVVRRIGVFVDHRAGTLSFYSVSDTMSLIHTVQTTFTQMLYPGFSVWYGSVKLC
- the LOC132113456 gene encoding tripartite motif-containing protein 16-like isoform X1; this encodes MAETRISVDQKEFTCAVCLDLLKDPVTTSCGHSYCKICITDCWDQEDQKRVYSCPQCRQTFSPRPALATNTMLTEVVEKLKKTRLSADCYAGAGDVQCDVCTGRKYRAVKSCLVCVNSYCLNHLEQHESFFRGKRHNLTEATGRLQEMICQKHEKILEVFCRTDQKFICMMCTVIEHKNHDIVSAAEQRTEKQKQLKETQKTFQQRIQQREKDLQQLRETVESHKRSAQTAVEDSERIFTELIRSIERSRSELIRLIRDQEKTAVSRAEGRLERQEQEINYLRRRDAELEQLSHTQDHIQFLQSFQSLSAPPESTDVNDDLFSSLFSSDALRESVHQLRDKLEDFCKEQLKKISDRVPFTSIDLWTRNDFLQYSHQLTLDLNTVNNNLRLSENNREITGTDTVQSYPDHPDRFDVYPQVLCRESVCGRCYWEIEWSGNVEISVSYKSISSKGQRKECVFGYNDQSWSLDCSPDSYSFSHNNIKTVLPVKSISRRIGVFDDVVRRIGVFVDHRAGTLSFYSVSDTMSLIHTVQTTFTQMLYPGFSVWYGSVKLC
- the LOC132113456 gene encoding tripartite motif-containing protein 16-like isoform X3; the protein is MAETRISVDQKEFTCAVCLDLLKDPVTTSCGHSYCKICITDCWDQEDQKRVYSCPQCRQTFSPRPALATNTMLTEVVEKLKKTRLSADCYAGAGDVQCDVCTGRKYRAVKSCLVCVNSYCLNHLEQHESFFRGKRHNLTEATGRLQEMICQKHEKILEVFCRTDQKFICMMCTVIEHKNHDIVSAAEQRTEKQKQLKETQKTFQQRIQQREKDLQQLRETVESHKRSAQTAVEDSERIFTELIRSIERSRSELIRLIRDQEKTAVSRAEGRLERQEQEINYLRRRDAELEQLSHTQDHIQFLQSFQSLSAPPESTDVNDDLFSSLFSSDALRESVHQLRDKLEDFCKEQLKKISDRGKVLEIHLLSETSPSSRNDFLQYSHQLTLDLNTVNNNLRLSENNREITGTDTVQSYPDHPDRFDVYPQVLCRESVCGRCYWEIEWSGNVEISVSYKSISSKGQRKECVFGYNDQSWSLDCSPDSYSFSHNNIKTVLPVKSISRRIGVFDDVVRRIGVFVDHRAGTLSFYSVSDTMSLIHTVQTTFTQMLYPGFSVWYGSVKLC